A portion of the Ricinus communis isolate WT05 ecotype wild-type chromosome 10, ASM1957865v1, whole genome shotgun sequence genome contains these proteins:
- the LOC8287663 gene encoding uncharacterized protein LOC8287663 has translation MGITAKSKAKSNHDNWGMGFLLVFLPEDNSATATTAADAIVDKANTSPSPSSSYNSTKTIKRTNSNNPILTKTQSTISICALLLFLSLLLFTLSTFEPSIPNSANTLKTPRRLLPEKFPSNPIKIHQPIMTKSNFSWFSKIWLSRNGNKRSELLSSFALQGMGKLYLRGTKAMNDLVVGHVAEDTNEDEFRVFLRLLHRSGVTAKADLVFIFSSSLLVSRFEGLIREENDSFLKLVQYYKQLNSTSPDPVSVAASGLRFDVTQFVKHGKKEMAEPLWGKRIRVNNYNESEETESESTRLSYGSVVGFETSELDPENSLNGFLDHVPMSLKRWACYPMLLGRVRRNFKHVMLVDVKKLVLLSDPLGRVRNRSPESVHISTKLESSSSTKHVKRNSDKTQSHSQVNSGILMGGIRGIRRLSSAMLTEIVRAAMQNKKKISVTESKILSQLVSNGHILKNIDLIMAAESIPEMSSLTEANSARWDHHKIIQRGNGNHDVNSIILKHICSCEIDSSVYRDC, from the coding sequence ATGGGAATCACAGCCAAGTCCAAAGCTAAGAGCAACCACGACAATTGGGGCATGGGTTTCCTCCTCGTCTTCCTCCCTGAAGACAATTCTGCCACCGCCACCACCGCCGCCGACGCCATTGTTGATAAAGCTAATACCTCTCCGTCCCCATCTTCTAGTTATAATAGCACTAAAACAATCAAAAGAACCAACTCTAATAATCCCATACTTACAAAAACCCAATCAACCATCTCTATTTGTGCTCTTCTGCTCTTCCTTAGTCTCCTCCTCTTCACTCTCTCCACCTTTGAACCTTCCATTCCGAACTCCGCCAACACTCTTAAAACCCCGCGAAGATTATTGCCAGAGAAGTTTCCGAGCAATCCCATTAAAATCCATCAGCCAATTATGACCAAATCAAACTTTTCTTGGTTTTCCAAGATTTGGCTTTCCAGGAATGGAAATAAAAGAAGTGAGTTGCTCTCTTCTTTTGCTTTACAAGGAATGGGCAAGCTTTATTTGCGTGGCACAAAAGCTATGAATGATCTTGTCGTTGGCCATGTAGCAGAAGATACTAATGAAGATGAGTTTAGGGTTTTCTTGCGTCTCTTGCATAGGTCAGGCGTTACAGCTAAAGCTGACttggtttttattttcagttctTCTTTATTAGTATCGAGATTTGAAGGTTTGATTCGAGAAGAGAATGACTCGTTCTTGAAACTCGTTCAATACTATAAACAATTGAACAGTACGAGTCCTGACCCGGTGTCGGTGGCCGCCTCGGGTTTAAGATTTGATGTGACTCAGTTTGTTAAGCATGGGAAGAAAGAAATGGCAGAGCCTCTATGGGGGAAGAGAATTCGggttaataattataatgaatCGGAAGAAACCGAAAGTGAGTCGACCAGGTTGAGTTATGGATCGGTAGTCGGGTTCGAAACGAGTGAGCTTGATCCTGAGAACTCACTCAATGGATTCTTAGACCATGTGCCAATGAGTCTGAAAAGATGGGCTTGTTATCCAATGCTGCTTGGTCGAGTTAGAAGAAATTTTAAGCACGTAATGTTAGTAGACGTCAAAAAATTGGTGCTACTCAGTGACCCACTTGGGCGAGTCAGGAACCGAAGTCCTGAGTCAGTGCACATATCAACAAAACTAGAAAGTAGCTCCTCAACTAAGCATGTGAAACGAAACTCAGACAAAACCCAGTCTCATTCCCAAGTTAACTCGGGGATATTGATGGGTGGAATTCGGGGAATCAGAAGGCTTTCAAGTGCAATGTTGACGGAAATAGTTCGAGCGGCAATGcagaacaagaagaaaatcTCAGTTACGGAGTCAAAAATTCTAAGCCAGCTCGTAAGCAATGGGCACATTCTGAAGAACATCGATCTGATAATGGCAGCCGAGTCAATACCGGAAATGAGTTCGCTCACAGAGGCAAACTCAGCAAGGTGGgatcatcataaaataatcCAACGGGGTAATGGTAATCATGAtgttaattcaattattttgaagCATATATGTTCATGTGAAATAGATTCTTCTGTTTATAGAGATTGCTAG
- the LOC8287664 gene encoding coatomer subunit alpha-2, with protein MLTKFETKSNRVKGLSFHCKRPWILASLHSGVIQLWDYRMGTLIDRFDEHDGPVRGVNFHNSQPLFVSGGDDYKIKVWNYKMHRCLFTLLGHLDYIRTVQFHHEYPWIVSASDDQTIRIWNWQSRTCISVLTGHNHYVMCASFHPKEDLVVSASLDQTVRVWDIGALRKKTVSPADDILRLSQMNTDIFGGVDAVVKYVLEGHDRGVNWASFHPTLPLIVSGADDRQVKLWRMNDTKAWEVDALRGHMNNVSCVMFHAKQDIIVSNSEDKSIRVWDVTKRMGIQNFRREHDRFWILASHPEMNLLAAGHDSGMIVFKLERERPAFAVSGDYLFYVKERFLRFFQFSTQRDTQVIPIRRPGTTSLNQSPRTLSYSPTENAVLICSDVEGGTYELYVIPQDNTGRGDTVPEAKGGAGGSAVFVARNRFAVLEKSSNQVLVKNLKNEVVKKSGLPVAADAIFYAGTGNLLCRAEDRVVIFDLQQRIVLGDLQTPLIKYVVWSNDMETVALLSKHAIIIASKKLVHQCTLHETIRVKSGAWDDNGVFIYTTLNHIKYCLPSGDSGTIRTLDVPIYITKIAKNTIFYLDRDGKSKHIDIDATEYMFKLCLLRKKYDHVMSMIRNSQLCGQAMIAYLQQKGFPEVALHFVKDERSRFNLALESGNIQIAVASAKEIDEKDHWYRLGVEALRQGNAGIVEYAYQRTKNFERLSFLYLITGNLEKLSKMLKIAEVKNDVMGQFHNALYLGEIQERVKILENAGHLPLAYTTAKVHGLEDIAERLAAELGDDVPSLPEGKVPSLLMPPAPILCGSDWPLLRVLLGIFQGGLEDIGRGGVDEDEETPEGDWGGDLDTEDIDGLQNGYVSAILEDEEVADENGEVGWDLEDLELPPEADTPRASTSARSSVFVAPTLGVPVSQILIQRSSLAAEHAAAGNFDTAMRLLNRQLGIRNFSPLRSMFLDLHTGSQTYLRALSSTPVISLAVERGWNESASPNVGGPPALVFNFSQLEEKLKAGYKATTAGKFTEALRQFLSILQTIPFIVVDSRREVDEVKELIIIVKEYVLGLQMELKRREMKDNPIRQQELAAYFTHCNLQIPHLRLALLNAMTVCFKAKNLATAATFARRLLETNPTSEHQAKPARQVLQAAERNMTDASELNYDFRNPFVTCGATYVPIYRGQKDVSCPYCSSRFVPSQEGQLCSVCDLAVVGADASGLLCSPTQIR; from the exons ATGTTGACGAAGTTTGAGACGAAGAGTAATAGAGTAAAAGGACTGAGTTTCCACTGTAAAAGACCATGGATCCTTGCTAGTCTCCATAGTGGTGTGATCCAGCTATGGGACTATCGAATGGGAACACTTATTGATAGGTTTGATGAACACGATGGCCCTGTTCGCGGTGTCAATTTTCATAATTCTCAGCCTCTTTTTGTCTCTGGAG GTGATGATTACAAGATTAAGGTTTGGAATTACAAGATGCATAGGTGTCTGTTTACACTTCTTGGACATCTTGATTACATCCGTACTGTGCAGTTTCATCACGAGTACCCTTGGATTGTGAGCGCTAGTGATGATCAGACAATACGTATTTGGAACTGGCAGTCTCGTACTTGCATTTCTGTGTTGACAGGCCACAATCATTATGTCATGTGTGCCTCATTCCATCCAAAAGAAGACCTTGTTGTTTCTGCCTCTCTGGATCAGACAGTTCGTGTTTGGGATATTGGTGCCCTGAGAAAGAAAACAGTGTCCCCTGCTGATGACATTCTGCGGTTGAGTCAGATGAATACAGATATTTTTGGTGGAGTTGATGCTGTTGTTAAGTATGTCTTGGAAGGCCATGACCGAGGAGTCAATTGGGCGTCATTCCACCCCACTCTTCCCTTGATTGTCTCAGGAGCAGATGATCGTCAAGTGAAATTGTGGCGCATGAATG ACACAAAGGCTTGGGAAGTGGATGCATTGAGAGGACATATGAATAATGTGTCATGTGTGATGTTCCACGCCAAACAGGATATCATTGTTTCAAATTCAGAGGATAAAAGCATTCGTGTCTGGGATGTAACTAAACGAATGGGAATTCAGAATTTCCGTCGAGAGCATGATCGGTTCTGGATCCTTGCATCTCACCCTGAGATGAATCTCCTAGCCGCAGGTCATGATAGTGGCATGATTGTCTTTAagttagagagagaaaggccAGCCTTTGCAGTCAGTGGTGATTATTTGTTCTATGTCAAAGAACGCTTTTTGCGGTTTTTTCAGTTTTCAACTCAAAGAGATACTCAAGTAATTCCCATCCGGCGACCTGGTACCACCAGCCTGAATCAAAGTCCAAGGACACTTTCTTATAGTCCTACTGAGAATGCTGTTCTTATTTGCTCTGATGTGGAAGGTGGAACTTACGAGTTGTATGTCATACCCCAAGACAACACTGGTAGGGGTGACACTGTGCCGGAGGCAAAGGGTGGTGCTGGGGGATCAGCTGTCTTTGTGGCTCGGAATAGATTTGCTGTGCTTGAAAAGAGTAGCAACCAAGTCTTGGTCAAAAACCTGAAGAATGAGGTTGTTAAAAAGAGCGGCCTCCCTGTTGCTGCAGATGCAATATTCTATGCTGGGACTGGTAACTTGCTTTGCAGGGCAGAGGATAGAGTAGTCATATTTGACCTCCAGCAAAGGATTGTTCTTGGGGATCTTCAAACACCATTGATCAAGTATGTTGTTTGGTCTAATGACATGGAAACTGTTGCCTTGCTCAGCAAACATGCCATCATCATTGCTAGCAAGAAGCTTGTTCATCAGTGCACTCTCCATGAGACAATCCGTGTAAAGAGTGGAGCCTGGGATGATAATGGTGTTTTCATCTATACAACTTTAAATCACATTAAATACTGCCTTCCTAGTGGGGATAGCGGCACGATTAGAACTCTTGATGTCCCGATTTACATTACTAAGATTGCTAAAAATACCATATTTTACTTGGATCGAGATGGGAAGAGCAAACATATTGACATTGATGCGACAGAATACATGTTTAAACTTTGTCTTTTGAGGAAGAAGTATGACCATGTTATGAGTATGATTAGGAACTCTCAGCTTTGCGGGCAGGCAATGATTGCTTATTTGCAACAGAAGGGTTTTCCTGAAGTTGCTCTGCATTTTGTGAAGGATGAGAGAAGTAGATTTAATTTGGCTCTAGAGAGTGGAAATATTCAGATTGCTGTTGCTTCGGCAAAGGAAATTGACGAGAAAGATCACTGGTATAGATTGGGAGTGGAAGCACTTCGGCAAGGTAATGCGGGTATTGTTGAATATGCCTACCAGAGGACCAAGAATTTCGAGAGgttatctttcctttatctCATAACTGGGAATCTGGAAAAGCTTTCCAAAATGCTGAAAATTGCTGAGGTTAAAAATGATGTCATGGGTCAGTTTCATAATGCCCTGTATTTGGGTGAAATTCAAGAACGTGTCAAGATTTTAGAGAATGCTGGTCATCTGCCACTTGCATATACAACTGCTAAAGTCCACGGGCTAGAGGATATAGCTGAACGTCTAGCTGCTGAGTTAGGAGATGATGTTCCATCATTGCCAGAGGGTAAAGTGCCCTCCCTTCTGATGCCTCCTGCTCCCATTTTGTGTGGCAGTGATTGGCCGCTTCTAAGAGTCTTGCTAGGCATATTTCAAGGTGGACTGGAGGATATCGGTAGAGGTGGTgttgatgaagatgaagagACTCCTGAAGGTGATTGGGGAGGGGATCTGGATACGGAGGATATAGATGGCTTACAAAATGGGTATGTTTCAGCAATATTGGAGGATGAGGAAGTGGCTGACGAAAATGGAGAGGTAGGATGGGACCTTGAAGACTTGGAGCTTCCCCCTGAGGCAGACACACCAAGGGCTTCTACAAGTGCTCGATCTTCTGTTTTTGTGGCTCCAACTCTTGGTGTGCCTGTAAGTCAGATTTTGATCCAGAGATCATCACTTGCTGCTGAACATGCTGCAGCTGGCAATTTTGATACTGCTATGCGATTGCTCAACAGGCAACTTGGGATCCGAAACTTTAGTCCATTGAGATCTATGTTTCTTGACCTTCATACAGGTAGCCAGACCTATTTACGTGCATTGTCATCGACTCCTGTGATATCTCTGGCTGTTGAACGAGGGTGGAATGAATCTGCTAGCCCAAATGTAGGGGGCCCTCCAGCACTGGTGTTCAATTTCTCTCAATTGGAAGAGAAGCTCAAGGCTGGCTACAAAGCCACAACAGCTGGGAAATTCACAGAGGCACTTCGACAATTTCTCAGCATTCTTCAAACAATTCCATTTATTGTGGTTGACTCAAGGAGGGAGGTTGATGAAGTCAAAGAGTTGATTATTATAGTCAAAGAATATGTTCTGGGTTTGCAGATGGAGCTCAAAAGGAGGGAAATGAAAGATAATCCAATACGCCAACAGGAGCTAGCTGCCTATTTTACTCACTGCAACCTTCAAATACCTCATTTGAGGCTTGCTCTTCTAAATGCGATGACCGTTTGTTTCAAGGCAAAGAACCTTGCTACTGCAGCTACCTTTGCTAGGCGGCTACTGGAGACGAACCCCACAAGTGAGCATCAGGCAAAGCCGGCCAGGCAAGTGTTGCAGGCTGCAGAAAGGAATATGACAGATGCCTCTGAGCTAAATTACGATTTTAGAAACCCATTTGTTACATGTGGTGCAACATATGTTCCAATTTACAGAGGACAAAAAGATGTCTCTTGCCCATATTGTAGTTCACGATTTGTGCCAAGCCAGGAAGGGCAGTTATGTTCTGTTTGTGATCTTGCTGTTGTTGGGGCAGATGCTTCAGGGTTACTCTGTTCTCCTACCCAGATACGATAA